From the Lathyrus oleraceus cultivar Zhongwan6 chromosome 3, CAAS_Psat_ZW6_1.0, whole genome shotgun sequence genome, the window tatgcagTATGCTATGATTAcgctacatgatgaatgcataaaaagtatccccctcaaggaactctgctgaggagcacgagacattctgctgaggaactcgacattgctccaactccaccctgctggggaatagcactgctaCTGGGACAAGGTAACCCTTGTtggggaaaacctcctttgcacccaatccgctcgaggaAATGCTGaggataagaaccaccaacactctgtggggatacaacagttttttgacttgctggggatatcaatcccgactctgcttcgagaaaacctcacagatacctgacgacttcactggggaaatgctcacagatactctgctgggaaaacagccacctccaggcctggcaactggggaagcatcgatctgacacctgctggggataaccatccaaaccctgctagggaaaacgagtgctactccgctggggacaacccatgcaatccatagctagaatcaactcagctggggatgcaaaatccgtccgctacgggaacttgtccaatccactggtaggatgaacactgctggagatatatttcattgaaacccgctccactcggggaatagctggagatatatttctttgaacccgctccactcggggaatagcaaccttcaggtCTGGCTGCTGAAGAAACATCATTGTAAACCTGCCGGGAATAACCATCCTGATTCGGCTGGagaatccacagaccttggatctgctagGGATTTGGTCctataactctgcttggggacttagttgggaaatgagaaaagttggtatagaacacccgtcgactcgtcgaaccctggtatccacctcccaatctcgcatcagttttccacttttgagaattcccagactcgtctggaccttttctgctccatcatcttgtattccaaatcgcgCCGCGATCGGCGAAAAtcgtactcctgggatttatacatacttttcaatcttccgactttgaagagtcttcttggttaattccaaaggtcgtcggacgtctcgacgtcttcGTCACCGTTCTCCAACTTgcttgtccctgattggactctgcggggaatttctacagactttccaatcttccaattttgaagagtcttcttgattaccatcaaggatcgtcgtacgtctcaacgtctcttcatTCTTTCATATTCATTtgttcctgagcgaactctctggggatttgtttcatcaacagcttccgcatcacaacctgcaagtgagtgaaaataactaacagcacctgcaaaacagatcgttagataaaaccgtgccccaggcgtgtcaagatttcaacacttgggtcactcatccttccaaataagatctcaagctttcaatcttataaacatgcattggaaggaacctgtatgtcttaaaatgcacaattctttatcaaaaatatctggatgtttttgcaatcaaagcggtaatgaaaacaaaaaacaaaattatttgactgaatatgcattttattgattgaagAAGTGTGGCTCAgattgagcaatacaaaggaagcaattcctgaaaagaggtaatcgcgcacaaaaggaaaaatctatcctaatggcaatgtgaaacccgtgatctcatcgagttccaactcggttacaccccatatgtcctcagactctccgtgctttctgccttctgaacaagacgttttgattgatccctaccgggtattatccatgatgctttaaccaaagcgcgaacgatcatgctggacgcagctgttcgtttcaatccctcttttgcctggaccgccctttcgggttttcagtccaccgggatacccatttttgcccaagtcgccttttcaggttttcgacttgccgggtgtacattttttcttctttatccctaacttttgcccgaacctttctttatgtttttggttcgccaggatgcccatttttgcctggactattttattcttttcgtccagcgggtctctttacacgaagtattttttaactgcgtccgcattcacaggggagggaaaatcctcgtcatccatggtcgttaacaacaaggctctgccagagaaaaccttcttgaccacgaatggaccttcataattcggtgtccatttgccccttcgatcgttttgaggaggaaggatccttttcagcaccatatcacctacgtgatatactcgaggtcgcaccttcttgtcaaaagcacgcttcatcctttgctggtataactgcccatgacagatggcttccagcctcttttcttcaatcaggcttaactcttcataccgggtccttacccattccgtctcttgcaattttacgtccctcaggactctcaaagagggaatctgaacctcaacaggtaataccgcttccatcccatataccaatgagaaaggagttgtcccagtagacgtacgcaccgacgttcgatacccaggatacaagcttcctactcaatcacaccatcggtgtattcaaacgttatccgggcaacaaaagctcattcaccttaacctccccatcagacatcagaatccgttcggattcagggtcaggcccctcctccgggatcggttactctcaatctttcgattagagcacctcgagatgccctcatcagggaactcaaacttcatcggttgatcATCCTCCACGagttgctgggcgaggtaatcagacaatacactccccttgattgctttctgagaagtatactgtatgtcctattcaatcaaaatcattggccctttcgcaacccgtccggtcattgctggctctttcaaaaatctacctgatcagatccatctcgaaatctacaaagtggtatgaaccagcatatactgtctcagtcggcgagcagcctatgccaaagtacatcaagttttcccgagcagtgaatgtattgtttcacagtcggtaaactttttgctaaggtaaattgcatgctcttttcgacgagactcgtcatgctgacccaattcacctcgtagacccctcgaaggcttGTCAAGTTCCAGATTAACAATCTCTTTCCATAGGAGGTATCAGAACCAGAGGTTCCTGCCACTTATCTTTTATCTTTTCgatgccccttggcaatcattatttcacctgaccgtttgatctttttttttttcaCAGCTTGAGTATAGGTTCACACATGGCTATTAGGTGAGATGTGAACTAGGGGTGTTCAGATCCAATCCAATccaaaaaaaaaaccaaaaaccGAACCGAAAAAACCGAAATCCAAAAAAACCGATTTTTTTTGGATGTATTTGGATCACCATGTTGCATAACCGATCGGTTCGGTTCGGTTTACGGTTGGCTTCATGAAAACCGAACCGGTCCAAACCGAACCGGTATTACTTCCATTTACTCATCCTATTAAATTAATTATGTTAGCCACCACTAATTTCTCTAGAGAATCTCAATCACTTCTGTAGTTTCCCTATTCAGATTTTGAATTATACGCAAAATTAAATACAATGAATGCTATTCATTGTTATTATAACCGCAAGAAATTCAATTTCGGCTCAACGTTAAAGTTGAATCATGgcctttcttcttcttcagtTCTCTATTTAAGGTCTGTATCTCCTCTTTCAATTTCAATCACTTTtcatcaaaagaaaaaaaaagtcTAAATCAACATTCATCTCAATTAGTTTTCTGAATTATACTATCAGTAAGCAAGTTTCTTAATTTTTTTGATTTTGTCTTTTTTGTACTTTATACTTTTGTTCGATCAGATTTTCTAAAGTTGTACTAATTTTTATCCTTTTGTAAAGTTGTTCTAATTTGTGTTGTTGAAATCTTATTTAAAATTAACTTACTTATGTTCTAAATTTTATAACACTAGTTTACTAAAAAttattttcattagttttctGATGTGAAATCGTTTCATGTTGGTTATAACAGTAacaaattttatttagtttttcATAATTTCTTCAAGGTCTATTCTTTGTTAGTTTTTCATATTTTGTTTCATAACTTTTTCATAATATATTCTTATTAGCTTTTTTTACAACTAGCTGTTTATACTTTgttctaattttaagtttgatCTATTTTTACAGGAATGAGCCAAACTGATCCTGTAACTCAATCTGATATTGTCAACAACCTTATTCAGGtatcaaaaattaattttaagTGGATTATTTTACCTTTGAAAATGTTGGTTAATGTTACAATGGTGTAATATTGTGTTTCCTATTTTATAGGCTGAAACAACTGAAGCTCCACCTCCATCGGTACAAAGTAGTGAAACAAACAATGATGAAGAAAATGCTAACAAGAAAAGAAAGGTTGGAGAAGCTTCCAATGATTCTAATGTTATAGCTGGAGATTCAGGTAACAGAAAACCTATTAAATCTAGATCTTGGACTTGGGAACATTTTACAAAAATAGGATCAAGAGCTAAGTGTAATTGGTGTGATGTAACATATGCTGCTGATTCACAAAGAAATGGCACTAGTAATTTAAAACACCATTTGCTGCATCAGTGTAAGAAGTTTCCAAAAGAGTCTCTTGATCCCACTCAACAGACTCTTGTTCTTCAACAATTGAAAAAAGAAGATGGGAATGGATCTGGTAGTGTTTTCACTGGTGTTCATTTTGATGCCGAGGCATGTAGGAAAGCTTTAGCTAGGATGATTATTGTTGATGAGTTGCCTTTTAAGTTTGTTGAGGGAGAGGGGTTTCTTCATTTTATGAGTGTTGTGCAACCTAAACTCTCAATTCCTAAAAGGATTACAATTGCTAGAGATTGTTGGGATTTGTACACGAGTGAGAAACATAAGTTAAAAAGTGTGCTAAATAAATCAAATCAATGTGTCTGTCTTACAACTGATTGTTGGACATCTGTTCAAAATTTGAGTTATCTTTGTCTCACTGCACATTTCATTGATCATGATTGGAAAATCCATAAAAGGATTCTGAATTTTTGTCCAATTGTGAATCACAAAGGAGTAACCATCGgcaaaaaaattgaaaaatgttTGGAGGAATGGCTAATAGGTAATGTTTTCACCATTACGGTTGATAATGCTAGTTCTAACGATGTTGCTATAACTTACTTGAAAAATACAATTAACGATTGGAATTCTCATCCATTGAAAGGGGGACATATGCATGTTCGCTATTGTGCACATATTCTGAATCTTGTGGTCCAAGATGGGCTGGAAGACTATCATTCTTCAATTAGTAAGATTAGGAATGCTGTTAGATATGTTCGTGCATCTCCGGGTCGTATGGATAGGTTTAAAACTTGCATTAAGGAAGTTAGGTTACAAGAAAAATCAATTGTTCAGTTGGATGTTTCCACTAGGTGGAATTCCACATATATTATGCTTGAAAGTGCATTGAAGTTTCAAAAGGCATTTAAGAGATTGAGTGAGAAGTGTGCTGATTTTGTGCTGATGAAAGATGGTATTCCTAATAAAGAGGATTGGGATAATGCAAAATGCTTTGTtaattttttgaaaatattttttgatatcACAAAGAAGGTTTCAGGTAGTACTTTTGTGACCTCTTCTCAATATTTTAATGAGCATATTAAGATATTGACTACCTTGAACGGGTGGATAGAATTAAAAAGTTCAGACAACTTGCTTGGAATTATGGCTGAAAATATGAAAGTTAAGTATGATAAATATTGGGGTAAGGTTGAAAAAATGAATATGTTGATCTTTGTTGCTGTTGTGCTTGATCCTCGACATAAGATGCAGTTTGTTAGGTGGGGATTGAACAGGGCATATCCAAATGATGTTGCTGTATCTTTGTATAAAAAAACGGAGGAgacattaaataaaatatttgaGAGTTATAGGCTTTTCCTTGGTAACGGTCAAACTGAAAATGTTACACATTCCACTCAAGAAGTAGAGTTGGTAGAACTTAAAGCACCAGAGGATGCATTTGCTTTAGAGGTTGAGATGGACATGAATCTTAATGAGAGCATGCAGAAAAATGAATTGGATTTGTATCTCATGGAGAATTTGGAGAAGAAAGGTCCTGGTTTTGATATCTTGAATTGGTGGAAGGTGAATTCCAACAAGTATCCTATTCTTGGTCAAATGGCTAGAGATATATTGGCCATTCCTGTATCTACTGTAGCTTCAGAGTCTGCCTTCTCTACCGGAGGTAGAGTGCTTACTTGCTATAGAAGTTCTCTTACGCCAAAAACAGTTGAAGCTTTAATTTGTACACAAAATTGGTGTAAATCTTCCCCGGTGTCGGTGGATATTGAAGAGCTTGTGGATGAGTTAGAAAATCTGGAATTAGGTAATTTACTTATAACTTATATTATTTTTTGTTGAGCATTGTTTATCTTTTATATTGAGTAATATTTATCTTTATTTTTGTAGAACTTGCTCCAATCCCACAATTGAATGAAGGTGTATCTGATATAGACTCTGATTAGCTTTTGATATCTGAAAGAATTGGGTAGATTGTGAAGCTGGAGCAATTGCAGGATAATTATTGTGAAGCTGGAGCAATTTCAGGATAATTAGAAAATTTTAGATTTGTCTATCAATGTTGCAGGCTGTGATTTTGAAACTATCAATTATGCTGTCATTGATATTTTTCTTGAAGTTTTATTATTATATTCACTTTAATGCAGCTTTGGTATGTTACTGTCATATATATTTGtcatatatttaatttatattacAAGTCTCCCTATAAGCACTAAGTAAGCAGGTCTCcatataaaatatttattacAGCAATGTCTATTTCGTTGGGATAGATATTGTCCATATATTATAATGAATCTTTGCAACAATGA encodes:
- the LOC127128787 gene encoding zinc finger BED domain-containing protein RICESLEEPER 2-like, with the protein product MKVAKTIDDEHNTQMMMNLLARMQTYHMEFDNHNIMEKLPSCFAKEFGDQIAPYVTLWDPKDNEFEVQILKKNGELYFNDGWIRLRDVYDIKFGMSQTDPVTQSDIVNNLIQAETTEAPPPSVQSSETNNDEENANKKRKVGEASNDSNVIAGDSGNRKPIKSRSWTWEHFTKIGSRAKCNWCDVTYAADSQRNGTSNLKHHLLHQCKKFPKESLDPTQQTLVLQQLKKEDGNGSGSVFTGVHFDAEACRKALARMIIVDELPFKFVEGEGFLHFMSVVQPKLSIPKRITIARDCWDLYTSEKHKLKSVLNKSNQCVCLTTDCWTSVQNLSYLCLTAHFIDHDWKIHKRILNFCPIVNHKGVTIGKKIEKCLEEWLIGNVFTITVDNASSNDVAITYLKNTINDWNSHPLKGGHMHVRYCAHILNLVVQDGLEDYHSSISKIRNAVRYVRASPGRMDRFKTCIKEVRLQEKSIVQLDVSTRWNSTYIMLESALKFQKAFKRLSEKCADFVLMKDGIPNKEDWDNAKCFVNFLKIFFDITKKVSGSTFVTSSQYFNEHIKILTTLNGWIELKSSDNLLGIMAENMKVKYDKYWGKVEKMNMLIFVAVVLDPRHKMQFVRWGLNRAYPNDVAVSLYKKTEETLNKIFESYRLFLGNGQTENVTHSTQEVELVELKAPEDAFALEVEMDMNLNESMQKNELDLYLMENLEKKGPGFDILNWWKVNSNKYPILGQMARDILAIPVSTVASESAFSTGGRVLTCYRSSLTPKTVEALICTQNWCKSSPVSVDIEELVDELENLELELAPIPQLNEGVSDIDSD